The following proteins come from a genomic window of Acidobacteriota bacterium:
- a CDS encoding GNAT family N-acetyltransferase, whose protein sequence is MFAIRRATTAEEFEIARQLFREYRRAISQFGPDICFQSFDRELDVLPEMYGHPRGALFLATRSTDGETVGCVGLRALEPGVCEMKRLYVRESARGHGLGRHLVDALLAEARKLGYNRMRLDTLEPMTAARALYASLGFREIPPYNEHPVNGTSFLELTL, encoded by the coding sequence ATGTTCGCCATCCGCCGCGCCACCACCGCCGAGGAATTCGAGATCGCCCGGCAGCTCTTTCGCGAGTATCGGCGCGCGATCAGCCAGTTCGGCCCGGACATCTGCTTTCAGTCCTTCGATCGGGAGCTGGACGTTCTACCGGAAATGTACGGGCATCCGCGCGGCGCGCTCTTCCTCGCGACGCGATCCACCGACGGTGAGACGGTCGGCTGCGTCGGGTTGCGGGCCCTGGAGCCCGGCGTGTGCGAGATGAAGCGCCTCTACGTGCGCGAGTCGGCGCGCGGCCATGGCCTCGGACGCCACCTCGTGGACGCTCTGCTGGCGGAGGCCCGCAAGCTGGGGTACAACCGGATGCGGCTGGACACGCTCGAGCCGATGACGGCTGCGCGCGCCCTCTACGCGTCGCTCGGCTTCAGGGAGATCCCTCCCTACAACGAACATCCAGTCAACGGCACGTCGTTCCTCGAGCTGACGCTCTGA
- a CDS encoding phosphatase PAP2 family protein, whose translation MMRPAPALVAGVLFFVYCAATAAAQGPRRRNRVLAGAAVGLLCVWAWAMVEPWTIPHDWLMPPIVLLVAYWTSGALFTSPSRRWEARLMALDQALDIRGRSARAPRVVAELLEIAYAGVYPLIPVALALHLTMTPRPDPDRFWTVILITDFICFTMLPLIQTRPPRALEDGAPWRSSVRRLNTALLGAASIGVNTFPSGHAAEALAVALLMLDAPMPVVSWMLLNAAAIAAGAVFGRYHYAADALAGYAVALAVWWLL comes from the coding sequence GTGATGCGGCCCGCTCCCGCGCTCGTCGCCGGCGTCCTGTTTTTCGTCTACTGCGCGGCCACCGCCGCCGCGCAGGGACCTCGCCGCCGCAATCGTGTCCTGGCGGGGGCGGCCGTCGGCCTCCTGTGCGTGTGGGCGTGGGCGATGGTCGAACCATGGACGATCCCGCACGACTGGTTGATGCCCCCGATCGTGCTGCTCGTGGCGTACTGGACGAGCGGCGCGCTGTTCACGTCTCCATCGCGCCGCTGGGAAGCGCGGTTGATGGCGCTGGATCAGGCGCTCGACATTCGCGGTCGATCCGCGCGCGCGCCCCGCGTGGTCGCGGAACTGCTCGAAATCGCGTATGCCGGCGTCTACCCGCTCATCCCGGTCGCGCTCGCGCTGCACCTGACGATGACGCCGCGGCCGGACCCGGACCGATTCTGGACGGTGATTCTCATCACCGACTTCATCTGTTTCACGATGTTGCCGCTGATTCAAACGCGGCCACCCAGGGCGCTCGAGGACGGGGCGCCCTGGCGGTCGTCGGTCCGCCGCCTGAACACGGCGCTGCTCGGCGCCGCCAGCATCGGAGTGAACACGTTTCCAAGCGGCCATGCGGCTGAGGCGCTTGCGGTCGCGCTGCTGATGCTCGACGCGCCGATGCCGGTTGTGTCGTGGATGCTGCTCAATGCCGCGGCGATTGCAGCAGGCGCGGTATTCGGACGGTATCACTATGCGGCGGACGCGCTCGCCGGGTACGCCGTCGCGCTCGCCGTCTGGTGGCTGCTCTGA
- a CDS encoding sigma-70 family RNA polymerase sigma factor — MTAAAEGDADAFEALVRRYQARIIGLARGQTGKAADAEDLAQEVFVRAYRSLGKFRGESTFRTWLYRIALNASRSHRARSARHQPVWGDSGADAVTPFDPPDANPDAETTLVRRDAIARAMGELPDDLREAVTLRDVHGLDYREIAEATGVPMGTVESRIFRARQRLRRALAPLLNDAG, encoded by the coding sequence GTGACGGCCGCGGCGGAAGGAGATGCGGACGCGTTCGAGGCGCTGGTGCGGCGCTACCAGGCGCGCATCATCGGCCTCGCGCGCGGCCAGACCGGCAAGGCCGCCGACGCCGAGGACCTGGCCCAGGAGGTGTTCGTGCGCGCCTACCGCTCGCTGGGAAAGTTTCGCGGCGAGAGCACGTTCCGGACCTGGCTCTACCGGATCGCGCTCAACGCGTCGCGCTCCCACCGCGCGCGCAGCGCCAGGCATCAGCCGGTGTGGGGTGACAGCGGCGCGGACGCCGTCACGCCGTTCGACCCGCCGGACGCAAATCCCGATGCGGAAACCACACTGGTGCGCCGCGACGCGATCGCGCGCGCGATGGGCGAGCTGCCGGACGATCTGCGCGAAGCCGTGACGCTGCGCGACGTGCACGGTCTCGACTACCGCGAGATTGCGGAGGCGACCGGCGTGCCGATGGGCACCGTGGAATCGCGAATCTTTCGCGCGCGGCAGCGCCTGCGGCGCGCGCTTGCGCCGCTGCTGAACGACGCCGGATGA
- a CDS encoding HAD-IA family hydrolase, which yields MLEGAGIAASDRTDAALEELKVYHTQTNLWEAVTPGARDALALLREQGLTLIVTSNANGRLHALFDRLDLSRFFDVIVDSYLERVEKPDPRLFRIAAERAGARPEETLHVGDLYHVDVAGARAAGMYPLLVDAADLYRDADCPRVRAISDLPKLLRSGHLRF from the coding sequence GTGCTGGAAGGGGCGGGCATCGCCGCGTCCGACCGTACGGACGCGGCGCTCGAGGAGCTGAAGGTCTATCACACGCAGACCAACCTCTGGGAGGCGGTGACGCCCGGCGCGCGCGACGCCCTCGCGCTTCTCCGGGAGCAGGGGCTGACGTTGATCGTCACGTCGAACGCCAACGGGCGGCTTCATGCGCTGTTCGATCGCCTCGATCTCAGCCGGTTCTTCGACGTGATCGTGGATTCGTACCTCGAGCGCGTCGAGAAGCCGGACCCGCGCCTGTTCCGGATCGCCGCGGAGCGGGCCGGAGCGCGTCCGGAAGAAACCCTCCACGTGGGGGACCTGTACCACGTCGATGTTGCCGGTGCCCGCGCGGCCGGTATGTACCCGTTGCTGGTGGATGCCGCCGACCTCTACCGGGACGCCGACTGTCCTCGCGTCCGCGCGATATCGGATCTTCCTAAACTGCTGCGCTCGGGACACTTACGATTCTGA
- a CDS encoding Spy/CpxP family protein refolding chaperone has product MKLVQTWRGRMQAAALAAVAVALVSVGVSARQPDQQPRGPRMRGSMPFAHLNLSNEQRERVKAIVTETRENHEATQQALRAAHGELRKAIFGAATPDAGQIEALTTRIAGLESDALRARVATQVKLASVLTDEQRQQMATMDPPRRGGGRGRMR; this is encoded by the coding sequence ATGAAGCTCGTTCAGACGTGGCGCGGCCGAATGCAGGCAGCGGCCCTCGCGGCGGTTGCCGTCGCGCTGGTCTCTGTCGGCGTATCAGCCCGTCAGCCGGACCAACAGCCTCGCGGTCCGCGCATGCGCGGCTCGATGCCGTTCGCACATCTCAATCTCAGCAACGAACAGCGCGAGCGCGTGAAGGCGATCGTCACCGAGACGCGCGAAAACCACGAGGCCACGCAGCAGGCGCTGCGTGCCGCGCACGGCGAGTTGCGGAAGGCGATCTTCGGCGCCGCAACGCCGGACGCGGGCCAGATCGAGGCGCTCACCACGCGCATCGCCGGACTCGAGTCTGACGCGCTTCGCGCCCGCGTGGCGACGCAGGTCAAGCTGGCGTCGGTGCTGACCGACGAGCAGCGCCAGCAGATGGCGACAATGGATCCTCCGCGTCGCGGCGGCGGTCGCGGCCGGATGCGCTGA
- a CDS encoding M1 family metallopeptidase, producing MIERLLVSGGVILAVAAPVAQEAAPGALSPRNASYTIAARLDPARRTIDGTERIAWRNITASATGELQFHLYWNAWRDTRSSWMRERLLAGGRDLADRPPQDRASMDISSIAVNGTTLPFTYIAPGDGNTDDRTVIRVALPAAVPPGGAADIRVTWRAHVPRTYARTGAIADYFFLAQWFPKLGVLQDTGWNCHQFHAATEFFSDFGTYDVSLTVPDGWIVGATGREQSRKANGDGTATHRYRQDDVHDFAWTTSPDYVEFRQTFRHATLPAVEMRLLLQPEHKGQEQRHFDATIAALRYYGEWYGAYPYGHVTVIDPAWQSGAGGMEYPTLFTAGSRWMAPRGVASPEGVTVHEAGHQFWYGIVANNEFEHAWLDEGFNTFSTARAIEQAFTPNYLAERYFGGFVPWVFRDIAISRATDGNRLGGYRSAARMDAQITPTFRYWPPTAGAITYNKTATWLHTLERLLGWDTLQTIMTTYFQRWAFRHPTPEDFFAVANEVSGRDLTWFFDEAVRGSHVFDYGIQLLRSEHDRERDRHDTVVAVRRYGEAIFPVDVLVTFEDGSTARERWDGRDRWTMYRYTRAAKAKQAVVDPDRVLLLDLNYTNNSRTLVPRAGEASRKWMLTWVAWAQDLLMTYGFFV from the coding sequence ATGATTGAGCGACTGCTGGTGAGCGGTGGAGTGATCCTGGCCGTGGCGGCGCCGGTCGCGCAGGAGGCGGCCCCCGGGGCGCTTTCGCCGCGTAACGCCAGCTACACGATCGCCGCGCGGCTCGATCCCGCGCGACGGACGATCGACGGCACCGAGCGCATTGCGTGGCGCAACATCACGGCGTCTGCAACAGGCGAGCTGCAGTTCCACCTGTACTGGAACGCCTGGCGCGACACGCGTTCGAGCTGGATGCGCGAGCGCCTGCTTGCCGGCGGACGCGACCTGGCAGACCGCCCGCCGCAGGACCGCGCGTCGATGGACATCTCGTCGATTGCCGTCAACGGCACCACGCTCCCCTTCACCTACATCGCGCCCGGCGACGGGAACACGGACGACCGGACGGTGATTCGTGTCGCCCTGCCGGCCGCGGTACCGCCGGGGGGCGCGGCGGACATCCGCGTCACCTGGCGCGCCCACGTGCCGCGCACGTACGCGCGCACGGGCGCCATCGCGGACTACTTTTTCCTCGCGCAGTGGTTTCCGAAACTTGGCGTCCTGCAGGACACCGGCTGGAACTGTCACCAGTTCCACGCCGCGACCGAGTTCTTCTCCGACTTCGGCACGTACGACGTGAGCCTCACGGTGCCAGACGGCTGGATTGTCGGCGCCACCGGGCGAGAGCAGAGCCGCAAGGCGAACGGCGACGGCACCGCGACGCACCGCTACCGCCAGGACGACGTGCACGACTTCGCCTGGACGACGAGCCCGGACTACGTGGAGTTCAGGCAGACGTTCCGGCACGCGACGCTTCCCGCGGTGGAGATGCGCCTCCTGCTGCAACCCGAACACAAGGGGCAGGAGCAGCGTCACTTCGACGCGACGATCGCCGCGCTGCGGTATTACGGCGAATGGTACGGCGCGTATCCGTACGGCCACGTGACGGTGATCGATCCGGCCTGGCAGAGCGGCGCCGGAGGGATGGAGTACCCGACGCTCTTCACCGCCGGGTCGCGGTGGATGGCCCCGCGCGGCGTGGCCTCGCCCGAAGGGGTGACGGTGCACGAGGCCGGCCACCAGTTCTGGTACGGCATTGTCGCGAACAACGAGTTCGAGCACGCGTGGCTCGACGAGGGGTTCAACACCTTCTCCACGGCGCGCGCGATCGAGCAGGCCTTCACGCCCAACTACCTGGCGGAACGCTACTTCGGCGGGTTCGTGCCGTGGGTGTTCCGCGACATCGCGATCTCGCGGGCGACCGACGGGAACCGCCTCGGCGGCTATCGTTCGGCCGCACGCATGGACGCGCAGATCACGCCGACGTTTCGCTATTGGCCGCCCACCGCGGGCGCGATCACGTACAACAAGACCGCGACCTGGCTGCACACGCTCGAGCGGCTCCTGGGCTGGGACACGCTGCAGACGATCATGACGACCTACTTCCAGCGCTGGGCGTTCCGGCACCCCACTCCGGAGGATTTCTTCGCGGTGGCCAACGAGGTGAGCGGGCGGGACCTGACGTGGTTTTTCGATGAGGCGGTGCGCGGATCGCACGTGTTCGATTACGGCATCCAGCTGCTCAGGAGCGAGCACGACCGGGAGCGCGACCGGCACGACACGGTCGTCGCCGTCCGCCGCTATGGAGAGGCGATCTTCCCCGTTGACGTGCTCGTGACGTTCGAGGACGGCAGCACGGCGCGCGAGCGCTGGGACGGACGCGACCGCTGGACGATGTATCGCTACACGCGGGCGGCGAAGGCGAAGCAGGCGGTGGTGGATCCGGATCGCGTGCTGCTGCTGGATCTCAACTACACCAACAACAGCCGCACGCTGGTGCCGCGCGCCGGGGAAGCGTCGCGGAAGTGGATGCTCACGTGGGTGGCGTGGGCGCAGGATCTGCTCATGACGTACGGGTTTTTCGTATGA
- a CDS encoding DinB family protein, with protein sequence MPETHDARIARATGDFDRAMERFLERLSRAGARGEAVPGDGDWSAAQIAWHVALVNETFAGLISGAIKGPVPAAAGFVERDWGTIRSGAAPKLKAPAQLQPPSHVTMAAAIEKLQASAESIRSALASLAPERGGYTLKTSAVGEISVYQIGEWATVHVIRHNAQAKRVLGG encoded by the coding sequence ATGCCCGAGACCCACGACGCCCGCATCGCCCGGGCCACCGGCGATTTCGATCGTGCGATGGAGCGGTTCCTGGAACGCCTGTCCCGCGCCGGCGCGCGGGGCGAGGCGGTGCCGGGAGACGGGGACTGGAGCGCGGCGCAGATCGCCTGGCACGTGGCGCTGGTCAACGAGACGTTCGCCGGGCTGATCTCGGGCGCCATCAAGGGCCCGGTGCCCGCGGCCGCCGGCTTCGTCGAGCGCGACTGGGGCACGATTCGGAGCGGCGCGGCGCCAAAACTCAAGGCCCCGGCGCAGCTGCAGCCGCCGTCGCACGTGACGATGGCAGCGGCGATCGAAAAGCTGCAGGCGTCTGCAGAATCGATCCGGAGTGCGCTCGCCTCGCTCGCTCCGGAGCGCGGCGGCTACACGCTGAAGACATCCGCCGTCGGCGAGATCTCGGTCTACCAGATCGGGGAATGGGCGACCGTGCACGTCATTCGCCATAACGCGCAGGCCAAGCGCGTGCTGGGAGGTTGA
- a CDS encoding response regulator, which yields MPDFVQNARILMVDDEEPNIRVLSRTLVQAGYRHLFSTCDSREARQLYIRQRPDLILLDLHMPHLDGFEVMEQLSQIAEATYLPILVMTADLDPETKQRALSMGAKDFVYKPFDPIEVQLRIRTLLETRFLYLRIQSQNHILEAKVRERTRALEDAQIEIIERLAMAAEFRDDNTGQHTQRVGQTSALVAQQLGWPDTQVNLIRRAAPLHDVGKIGIPDTILLKPGKLTEDEFDLIKTHTLIGARILSGSRFPLLQMAEQIALSHHERWDGGGYTPGLKQDSIPLPGRIVAVADVFDALMQQRPYKPAWPLSEAISEIERQRGLQFDPRVAEAFLRVMESSRSPVTS from the coding sequence ATGCCGGATTTCGTGCAGAACGCGCGCATCCTGATGGTCGATGACGAGGAGCCGAACATCCGCGTGCTGTCGCGGACGCTCGTGCAGGCGGGATACCGCCACCTCTTCTCGACGTGCGACTCGCGCGAAGCCCGCCAGCTCTACATCCGGCAGCGGCCGGATCTGATCCTGCTCGACCTCCACATGCCGCACCTGGACGGGTTCGAGGTGATGGAGCAGCTGTCGCAGATCGCGGAAGCGACCTACCTGCCGATCCTGGTGATGACGGCGGACCTCGACCCCGAGACCAAGCAGCGCGCCCTGTCGATGGGCGCCAAGGACTTCGTCTACAAGCCGTTCGACCCGATCGAGGTGCAGCTCCGCATCCGGACGCTGCTCGAGACGCGCTTCCTCTACCTGCGCATCCAGTCGCAGAACCACATTCTCGAGGCGAAGGTGCGCGAGCGCACGCGCGCGCTCGAGGACGCGCAGATCGAGATCATCGAGCGGCTCGCGATGGCGGCCGAGTTCCGCGACGACAACACCGGCCAGCACACGCAGCGCGTGGGCCAGACCTCGGCGCTCGTGGCGCAGCAGCTCGGGTGGCCCGACACGCAGGTGAACCTGATCCGGCGCGCGGCGCCGCTGCACGACGTCGGGAAGATCGGCATCCCCGACACGATCCTGCTGAAGCCGGGAAAGCTCACCGAAGACGAGTTCGATCTGATCAAGACCCACACGCTGATCGGCGCGCGCATTCTATCGGGCAGCCGCTTCCCGCTGCTGCAGATGGCGGAACAGATCGCGCTGTCGCACCACGAGCGCTGGGACGGCGGCGGCTACACGCCCGGGCTGAAGCAGGACTCCATCCCGCTGCCCGGCCGCATCGTCGCCGTGGCGGACGTGTTCGACGCGCTCATGCAGCAGCGCCCGTATAAGCCGGCCTGGCCGCTGTCCGAGGCGATCTCCGAAATCGAGCGGCAGCGCGGGCTGCAGTTCGACCCGCGCGTCGCGGAGGCGTTCCTTCGCGTGATGGAATCGAGCCGGTCGCCGGTGACTTCCTGA
- the nadE gene encoding NAD(+) synthase: MTDTAERLVKWLDTQLAASGARGFVVGLSGGIDSAVVARLCQLVRPDTTVCVLLPCHSDPQDEADARHVADHFALPAVRIDLAPAYDALLRGARDGVAPLLALEHEQHPPDDIRARLPVANLKPRLRMTTLYFVANTFNHLVVGTGNRSELTIGYFTKYGDGGVDLLPLANLVKSQVRALARELGVPERVIDKPPSAGLWLGQTDEAEMGFTYADLERYLSDGASSVPPAVAVKIQRLARASDHKRAPTPVPGE; encoded by the coding sequence ATGACCGACACAGCTGAACGTCTCGTGAAATGGCTGGACACGCAGCTCGCCGCCTCCGGCGCCCGCGGGTTCGTGGTGGGACTGAGCGGCGGGATCGACTCGGCCGTGGTGGCGCGATTGTGCCAGCTGGTGCGGCCAGACACGACGGTGTGCGTGCTGCTCCCGTGTCACAGCGACCCGCAGGACGAGGCGGACGCACGGCACGTCGCGGATCACTTCGCGCTGCCGGCGGTCCGGATCGATCTCGCGCCGGCCTACGACGCGCTGCTGCGCGGCGCGCGCGACGGCGTGGCCCCGCTCCTCGCGCTCGAGCACGAGCAGCATCCGCCGGATGACATCCGCGCGCGGCTGCCGGTCGCCAACCTCAAGCCGCGGCTGCGCATGACGACGTTGTATTTCGTGGCCAACACGTTCAACCACCTCGTGGTCGGCACCGGGAACCGCAGCGAGCTCACGATCGGGTACTTCACGAAATACGGCGACGGCGGCGTGGACCTGCTGCCGCTCGCGAATCTGGTGAAGAGCCAGGTGCGCGCGCTGGCGCGCGAGCTGGGAGTGCCCGAGCGCGTAATCGACAAGCCGCCGAGTGCAGGGCTCTGGCTCGGGCAGACAGACGAGGCGGAGATGGGCTTCACGTACGCCGATCTCGAGCGGTATCTCAGCGACGGCGCCAGCTCTGTCCCCCCGGCGGTGGCGGTGAAGATCCAGCGGCTCGCGCGCGCGTCGGATCACAAGCGCGCGCCGACACCGGTGCCGGGGGAGTAG
- a CDS encoding zf-HC2 domain-containing protein encodes MDDLKACDRMVPLIVRRADGTLAASDRATLDAHAVSCPGCRQAIAGQSAIAALLGELPMGEAPRDFAARVRARVAPGGGVLDLLNWRAWTLRLAPAAALLALLAWLPSRISVTAASPIDALASATAQTDTEAMLVSSETSGADLLAAAYEEYVR; translated from the coding sequence ATGGACGACCTGAAGGCCTGCGACCGGATGGTGCCGCTGATCGTGCGGCGCGCGGACGGCACGCTTGCCGCCTCCGATCGCGCGACGCTCGACGCGCACGCCGTGTCGTGCCCCGGGTGCCGCCAGGCCATCGCCGGCCAGTCGGCGATCGCGGCGCTCCTCGGCGAGCTGCCGATGGGGGAGGCGCCGCGGGACTTCGCCGCCCGCGTCCGCGCGCGCGTCGCCCCGGGCGGCGGCGTGCTGGATCTCCTCAACTGGCGCGCGTGGACGCTCCGGCTCGCGCCCGCGGCCGCGCTGCTCGCGCTCCTCGCGTGGCTGCCCTCACGGATATCCGTGACGGCAGCCAGCCCGATTGACGCGCTGGCTTCCGCCACCGCGCAGACCGACACCGAGGCGATGCTGGTCAGCTCCGAGACGAGCGGGGCCGACCTGCTCGCGGCGGCTTACGAGGAATACGTGCGATGA
- a CDS encoding dihydrodipicolinate reductase has product MAFKKLPIRVLHYGLGPIGQAVVRQVASRDGFKIVGAVDIDPAKTGRDLGEVAGVGRRLRVKVGADARKAIKAAKPDVVVHCTNSSLKTVWPQLEGILSLKVPVVSTTEELSYPAGANLKIARKIHELAKKKRVAIVGTGVNPGFAMDALPIALTAICERVDSIRIDRIQDARIRRLPFQQKIGSGLTREQFQKKVDEGTVRHVGLTESVNMIADAMGWKLDRVTDEIQPKIADQPVASEFLAVDPGYVCGIVQDGYGVKNGRTIIHLHMEAYLGSPETYDSVTIEGSPRIQQKVGGGFHGDVATASIAVNSIPKVLVASPGLHTMRSLPLPSYFGGKI; this is encoded by the coding sequence ATGGCATTCAAGAAGCTGCCGATTCGTGTGCTGCACTATGGTCTCGGCCCGATCGGGCAGGCGGTCGTGCGCCAGGTCGCCTCGCGCGACGGGTTCAAGATCGTGGGCGCGGTGGACATCGATCCCGCGAAGACCGGCCGCGACCTCGGCGAGGTGGCCGGCGTTGGGCGCCGGCTCAGGGTGAAGGTCGGCGCCGACGCCCGCAAAGCGATCAAGGCCGCGAAGCCCGACGTCGTCGTGCACTGTACGAACTCGTCGCTGAAGACCGTCTGGCCCCAGCTCGAAGGCATCCTCAGCCTGAAGGTGCCGGTGGTGTCGACCACCGAGGAGCTGTCGTATCCAGCAGGCGCGAACCTGAAGATCGCCCGCAAGATTCACGAGCTGGCGAAGAAGAAGAGGGTCGCGATCGTCGGCACCGGCGTCAACCCGGGCTTCGCCATGGACGCGCTGCCGATCGCGCTGACCGCGATCTGCGAGCGAGTGGATTCGATCCGCATCGACCGCATCCAGGACGCGCGAATCCGTCGCCTGCCGTTCCAGCAGAAGATCGGGTCCGGTCTCACGCGCGAACAGTTCCAGAAGAAGGTCGATGAGGGCACCGTCCGCCACGTGGGGCTCACCGAGTCGGTCAACATGATTGCCGACGCGATGGGATGGAAGCTCGATCGCGTGACCGACGAGATCCAGCCGAAGATCGCCGACCAGCCGGTGGCGAGCGAGTTCCTCGCCGTCGACCCCGGCTACGTGTGCGGCATCGTCCAGGATGGCTACGGGGTCAAGAACGGCAGGACCATCATCCATCTCCACATGGAGGCGTACCTCGGATCTCCCGAGACCTACGATTCGGTGACCATCGAGGGCTCGCCGCGCATCCAGCAGAAAGTGGGCGGGGGCTTCCACGGCGACGTCGCGACGGCGTCGATCGCGGTGAACTCGATCCCGAAGGTGCTGGTCGCCTCGCCGGGGTTGCACACGATGCGCAGCCTGCCGCTGCCGTCCTACTTCGGCGGGAAGATCTGA